A single window of Jiangella alkaliphila DNA harbors:
- a CDS encoding exo-beta-N-acetylmuramidase NamZ family protein translates to MDRRTFIASGAAAAGAAAGAVAAPSVAFASGGSDPARAVLTGAKRLADDGWTALSGHRVGVISNPTGILPDASHIVDSMVASGNVNIAGVFGPEHGFRGSAQAGEAEETTIDPRTGVTVYDAYGAQEAGFMRMFAEADVEVVVFDIQDVGARFYTYIWTMWSAMRAAARMGLKFVVLDRPNPVGGTASGPMLFPGFESGIGQRYIVQQHGMTVGELARFFNTEFLPDDAGASVEDLEVVTMRRWRPDSRYADTGLPWVLPSPNMPTPDTAQVYVGTCLFEGTAASEGRGSTRPFELIGAPYGTYHWSDELNAAGLPGVDFREAYFVPTFSKHVGKVCGGVQLHVTDPDEFDPVRTGVAMVVAAKRLYPTAFSWRGGGTSDGFIHLLHGSDRLRIMVDAGASADDIVASWQDELAEFDRRRQPYLLYRGRR, encoded by the coding sequence ATGGACCGCCGCACGTTCATCGCCTCCGGAGCGGCCGCCGCCGGCGCCGCGGCAGGCGCCGTCGCAGCACCGTCGGTCGCCTTCGCATCGGGCGGGAGCGACCCCGCGCGCGCCGTGCTCACCGGCGCGAAGCGGCTGGCCGACGACGGCTGGACGGCGCTGTCCGGCCACCGCGTCGGGGTCATCTCGAACCCGACCGGGATCCTGCCCGACGCCTCGCACATCGTCGACAGCATGGTCGCCTCCGGCAACGTGAACATCGCCGGCGTGTTCGGCCCGGAGCACGGGTTCCGCGGCTCGGCGCAGGCCGGCGAGGCGGAGGAGACGACGATCGACCCGCGCACCGGCGTCACGGTCTACGACGCGTACGGCGCGCAGGAGGCCGGCTTCATGCGGATGTTCGCCGAGGCCGACGTCGAGGTCGTCGTCTTCGACATCCAGGACGTCGGAGCCCGGTTCTACACCTACATCTGGACCATGTGGTCGGCGATGCGCGCGGCCGCCCGCATGGGCCTGAAGTTCGTCGTGCTGGACCGGCCCAACCCGGTCGGCGGGACGGCGTCCGGCCCGATGCTGTTCCCCGGGTTCGAGTCGGGCATCGGGCAGCGCTACATCGTCCAGCAGCACGGCATGACCGTCGGCGAGCTGGCCCGGTTCTTCAACACCGAGTTCCTGCCCGACGACGCCGGCGCCTCCGTCGAGGACCTCGAGGTCGTGACGATGCGCCGCTGGCGGCCGGACTCCCGCTACGCCGACACCGGGCTGCCGTGGGTGCTGCCCAGCCCGAACATGCCGACGCCGGACACCGCGCAGGTCTACGTGGGCACCTGCCTGTTCGAGGGCACGGCCGCGTCGGAGGGCCGGGGCAGCACGCGGCCGTTCGAGCTGATCGGCGCGCCCTACGGCACCTACCACTGGTCCGATGAGCTCAACGCGGCCGGGCTGCCGGGCGTCGACTTCCGCGAGGCGTACTTCGTGCCGACCTTCAGCAAGCACGTCGGCAAGGTCTGCGGCGGCGTCCAGCTGCACGTCACCGACCCGGACGAGTTCGACCCGGTGCGCACCGGCGTCGCGATGGTCGTCGCGGCGAAGCGGCTGTACCCGACCGCGTTCTCGTGGCGCGGCGGCGGCACCAGCGACGGCTTCATCCACCTGCTGCACGGCTCGGACCGGCTGCGGATCATGGTCGACGCAGGCGCGTCGGCCGACGATATCGTGGCCTCGTGGCAGGACGAGCTGGCCGAGTTCGACCGTCGACGGCAGCCGTACCTGCTCTACCGGGGCCGGCGATGA
- a CDS encoding serine hydrolase domain-containing protein translates to MTARGIVLVSVLAASLLGAGVPASADDDAGRFDRRHDDFMSPRTTLRAAAPADVGLDPDRIEALVDAAASYTETPPGTSHPLYSGMTVLAAHGGRVVAEDAAGWALRFADGAGAELPQDQWIAAGTDTIYDLASVSKLFTTIVVMQQVEAGRVDLSAPVVEYLPAFAANGKSEITVEQLLTHTSGLVSWLPLWSRWPTPEARLEAVMTTTPAKPPGTTYLYSDLNMITAGMIAEEVTGQALDALVRDGITEPLGMTDTGYNPPAEQLDRIAATEFQSAPPRGIVHGEVHDENAWSLNGVAGHAGLFGTAQDLARLAQAILNGGAYGGERILRPESVEALITDVNTEFPGNAHGMGFELNQRWLMAALTAPNTAGHTGFTGTSMVIDPQSRSFVILLTNRVHPSRNWGTINPARRAVAHELAYALAVDPRAGDDAWQAHEADATTSTLSLPVELSGSSTLMFDLFVDTETTDRLTLERSTDDGATWTPVPFTARAGRDRIDATGGVVSGYQGRQWWTVRAGLPGDGDTILRWRYVTDALYQGRGVYVDDVKVRTRGKPVFDGERHPDRFVADGWVRSGR, encoded by the coding sequence ATGACGGCGCGCGGCATCGTCCTCGTGTCCGTGCTCGCCGCCTCTCTGCTCGGCGCGGGCGTCCCGGCGAGCGCGGACGACGACGCCGGCCGCTTCGACCGCCGGCACGACGACTTCATGTCGCCGCGCACGACGCTGCGCGCGGCCGCACCGGCCGACGTCGGCCTCGACCCGGACCGCATCGAGGCGCTGGTCGACGCCGCCGCGTCGTACACCGAGACCCCGCCGGGCACGTCGCATCCGCTCTACTCCGGCATGACGGTGCTGGCCGCGCACGGCGGCCGGGTCGTCGCCGAGGACGCGGCCGGCTGGGCGCTGCGGTTCGCCGACGGCGCCGGCGCCGAGCTGCCGCAGGACCAGTGGATCGCGGCCGGCACCGACACGATCTACGACCTCGCCTCGGTGTCGAAGCTGTTCACCACCATCGTCGTGATGCAGCAGGTCGAGGCCGGCCGGGTCGACCTGAGCGCGCCCGTCGTCGAGTACCTGCCGGCGTTCGCCGCGAACGGCAAGAGCGAGATCACCGTCGAGCAGCTGCTGACGCACACCAGCGGGCTGGTCTCGTGGCTGCCGCTGTGGAGCCGCTGGCCCACCCCGGAGGCGCGACTCGAGGCCGTCATGACCACGACGCCCGCCAAGCCGCCCGGCACCACGTACCTCTACTCCGACCTCAACATGATCACCGCCGGGATGATCGCCGAGGAGGTCACCGGTCAGGCCCTCGACGCACTGGTCCGCGACGGCATCACCGAGCCGCTCGGCATGACCGACACCGGGTACAACCCGCCGGCGGAGCAGCTGGACCGCATCGCGGCGACGGAGTTCCAGTCCGCACCGCCGCGCGGCATCGTCCACGGCGAGGTGCACGACGAGAACGCCTGGTCGCTGAACGGGGTCGCGGGGCACGCCGGGCTGTTCGGCACGGCGCAGGACCTCGCCCGCCTGGCGCAGGCGATCCTCAACGGGGGCGCCTACGGCGGCGAGCGGATCCTGCGGCCGGAGTCGGTCGAGGCGTTGATCACCGACGTGAACACCGAGTTCCCCGGCAACGCCCACGGCATGGGCTTCGAGCTCAACCAGCGCTGGCTGATGGCCGCGCTGACGGCACCGAACACGGCCGGGCACACCGGCTTCACCGGAACGAGCATGGTCATCGATCCGCAGTCGCGCTCGTTCGTGATCCTGCTGACCAACCGGGTGCACCCGTCGCGCAACTGGGGCACCATCAACCCGGCCCGGCGCGCTGTCGCGCACGAGCTGGCCTACGCGCTCGCCGTCGACCCGCGCGCCGGCGACGACGCCTGGCAGGCGCACGAGGCCGACGCGACGACGTCCACGCTCAGCCTGCCGGTCGAGCTGTCCGGCAGCTCGACGCTGATGTTCGACCTGTTCGTCGACACCGAGACGACCGACCGGCTCACCCTCGAGCGGTCCACCGACGACGGCGCCACCTGGACGCCGGTGCCGTTCACGGCCCGCGCCGGACGGGACCGCATCGACGCCACCGGCGGCGTCGTCAGCGGCTACCAGGGCCGGCAGTGGTGGACGGTGCGCGCCGGCCTGCCCGGCGACGGCGACACGATCCTGCGCTGGCGCTACGTCACCGACGCGCTCTACCAGGGCCGTGGCGTCTACGTCGACGACGTCAAGGTGCGCACCCGCGGCAAGCCGGTGTTCGACGGCGAGCGGCACCCGGACCGGTTCGTGGCCGACGGCTGGGTCAGATCAGGTCGATGA
- a CDS encoding HAD-IIA family hydrolase — MDGVLVHEDRAIPGAADFLRRLVDRERRFLVLTNNSIYTQRDLAARLARSGLDLPEQSIWTSALATAQFLDDQHPGGTAYVIGEAGLTTALHEVGYVLTDTKPDYVVLGETRTYSFEAITKAIRLIGEGARFIATNPDATGPSQDGPLPATGAVAAMITRATGRDPYYVGKPNPMMFRSAMNAIEAHSEMTAMVGDRMDTDVVAGMEAGLRTYLVLTGSTARADIGRFPFQPNHVMNSVADLIDLI, encoded by the coding sequence ATGGACGGCGTCCTCGTGCACGAGGACCGCGCGATCCCTGGGGCCGCGGACTTCCTGCGCCGCCTCGTCGACCGTGAGCGCCGCTTCCTGGTGCTGACGAACAACTCCATCTACACGCAGCGCGACCTCGCCGCCCGGCTGGCGCGCTCCGGCCTCGACCTGCCGGAACAGTCGATCTGGACGTCCGCGCTGGCGACGGCGCAGTTCCTCGACGACCAGCATCCGGGCGGCACGGCGTACGTCATCGGCGAGGCCGGGCTGACCACGGCCCTGCACGAGGTCGGCTACGTGCTGACCGACACCAAGCCCGACTACGTGGTGCTGGGCGAGACCCGCACGTACTCGTTCGAGGCCATCACGAAGGCGATCCGGCTGATCGGCGAGGGCGCGCGGTTCATCGCCACCAACCCCGACGCCACCGGGCCGTCGCAGGACGGCCCGCTACCGGCCACCGGCGCGGTCGCCGCCATGATCACCCGGGCGACCGGCCGCGACCCGTACTACGTGGGCAAGCCGAACCCGATGATGTTCCGCAGCGCGATGAACGCCATCGAGGCGCACTCCGAGATGACGGCCATGGTCGGCGACCGCATGGACACCGACGTCGTCGCGGGCATGGAGGCGGGGCTGCGCACCTACCTGGTGCTCACCGGCTCCACGGCCCGCGCCGACATCGGCCGCTTCCCGTTCCAGCCGAACCACGTCATGAACTCGGTGGCCGACCTCATCGACCTGATCTGA
- a CDS encoding ATP-dependent Clp protease ATP-binding subunit: protein MFERFTDRARRVVVLAQEEARMLNHNYIGTEHILLGLIHEGEGVAAKALESLGISLEAVRQQVEEIIGQGQQAPSGHIPFTPRAKKVLELSLREALQLGHNYIGTEHILLGLIREGEGVAAQVLVKLGADLNRVRQQVIQLLSGYQGGKEAATAGAGPQGEAPSSSLVLDQFGRNLTQAAREGKLDPVIGREKEIERVMQVLSRRTKNNPVLIGEPGVGKTAVVEGLSQAIVKGEVPETLKDRHVYTLDLGALVAGSRYRGDFEERLKKVLKEIRTRGDIILFIDEIHTLVGAGAAEGAIDAASILKPMLARGELQTIGATTLDEYRKYVEKDAALERRFQPIQVQEPTLAHTIEILKGLRDRYEAHHRVSITDGALVAAAQLADRYISDRYLPDKAIDLIDEAGARLRIRRMTAPPDLREFDERIAEVRREKESAIDSQDFEKAASLRDKEKQLIAQKIEREKQWKAGDLDVVAEVDDELIAEVLAFSTGIPVFKLTEEETSRLLHMEDELHKRIIGQEDAIAALSKSIRRTRAGLKDPKRPGGSFIFAGPSGVGKTELSKTLAEFLFGDEAALIQLDMSEFSEKHTVSRLFGSPPGYVGYEEGGQLTEKVRRRPFSVVLFDEVEKAHPDIFNSLLQVLEDGRLTDAQGRVVDFKNTVIIMTTNLGTRDIAKGVNLGFSAADDGGGSYDRMKAKVTEELKQHFRPEFLNRVDDIVVFHQLTQDEVLRIVDLRIAELDVRLKDKDMGLEPTQAAKELLAKHGFDPVLGARPLRRTIQREIEDTLSEKILFGELKAGEIVVVDVEGEGPEAKFTFTGSPKSELDAEVAAPVAAGAASGTAAATKREKTT, encoded by the coding sequence ATGTTCGAGAGGTTTACCGACCGCGCGAGGCGTGTTGTCGTCCTGGCCCAAGAAGAGGCCCGGATGCTCAACCACAACTACATCGGCACCGAGCACATCCTCCTCGGGCTCATCCACGAGGGTGAGGGTGTGGCGGCGAAGGCGCTCGAGAGTCTCGGCATCTCGCTCGAGGCCGTGCGTCAACAGGTCGAAGAGATCATCGGCCAGGGCCAGCAGGCGCCGAGCGGGCACATCCCGTTCACGCCGCGGGCCAAGAAGGTGCTGGAACTGAGCCTGCGCGAGGCGCTGCAGCTCGGCCACAACTACATCGGCACCGAGCACATCCTGCTCGGCCTCATCCGTGAGGGCGAGGGCGTCGCGGCCCAGGTGCTGGTGAAGCTCGGCGCCGACCTCAACCGCGTCCGCCAGCAGGTCATCCAGCTGCTGTCGGGCTACCAGGGCGGCAAAGAGGCGGCCACCGCCGGTGCCGGCCCGCAGGGTGAGGCGCCGTCCAGCTCGCTCGTTCTCGACCAGTTCGGCCGCAACCTGACCCAGGCCGCCCGCGAGGGCAAGCTCGACCCGGTCATCGGCCGCGAGAAAGAGATCGAGCGGGTCATGCAGGTGCTGTCCCGCCGCACCAAGAACAACCCGGTGCTCATCGGCGAGCCCGGCGTCGGCAAGACGGCCGTCGTCGAGGGCCTCTCGCAGGCCATCGTCAAGGGCGAGGTGCCCGAGACCCTGAAGGACCGGCACGTCTACACGCTCGACCTCGGCGCGCTGGTGGCGGGCTCCCGCTACCGCGGTGACTTCGAGGAGCGGCTGAAGAAGGTCCTGAAGGAGATCCGCACCCGCGGCGACATCATCCTGTTCATCGACGAGATCCACACCCTCGTCGGGGCGGGTGCCGCCGAGGGCGCCATCGACGCCGCGTCGATCCTGAAGCCGATGCTGGCCCGGGGCGAGCTGCAGACCATCGGCGCCACCACGCTCGACGAGTACCGCAAGTACGTCGAGAAGGACGCCGCTCTCGAGCGCCGGTTCCAGCCGATCCAGGTGCAGGAGCCCACGCTGGCCCACACCATCGAGATCCTCAAGGGTCTGCGCGACCGCTACGAGGCGCACCACCGGGTGTCCATCACCGACGGCGCGCTGGTGGCGGCCGCACAGCTGGCCGACCGCTACATCTCCGACCGGTACCTGCCCGACAAGGCGATCGACCTCATCGACGAGGCCGGCGCCCGGCTGCGCATCCGTCGCATGACGGCGCCGCCGGACCTGCGCGAGTTCGACGAGCGCATCGCCGAGGTCCGTCGCGAGAAGGAGTCCGCGATCGACTCGCAGGACTTCGAGAAGGCCGCGTCGCTGCGCGACAAGGAGAAGCAGCTCATCGCGCAGAAGATCGAGCGCGAGAAGCAGTGGAAGGCCGGCGACCTCGACGTCGTCGCCGAGGTCGACGACGAGCTGATCGCGGAGGTGCTGGCGTTCTCGACCGGCATCCCGGTGTTCAAGCTCACCGAGGAAGAGACCTCGCGCCTGCTGCACATGGAGGACGAGCTGCACAAGCGGATCATCGGCCAGGAGGACGCCATCGCGGCGCTCTCGAAGTCGATCCGCCGCACCCGCGCCGGCCTGAAGGACCCGAAGCGTCCTGGTGGCTCGTTCATCTTCGCCGGCCCGTCCGGTGTCGGTAAGACCGAGCTGTCCAAGACACTGGCCGAGTTCCTGTTCGGCGACGAGGCCGCGCTCATCCAGCTGGACATGAGCGAGTTCTCCGAGAAGCACACCGTCTCGCGGCTGTTCGGCTCCCCGCCCGGCTACGTCGGGTACGAAGAGGGCGGCCAACTGACCGAGAAGGTGCGCCGGCGTCCGTTCTCCGTCGTGCTCTTCGACGAGGTCGAGAAGGCCCACCCCGACATCTTCAACTCGCTGTTGCAGGTGCTCGAGGACGGCCGGCTCACCGACGCGCAGGGCCGGGTCGTGGACTTCAAGAACACCGTGATCATCATGACCACGAACCTGGGGACCCGCGACATCGCCAAGGGCGTCAACCTCGGCTTCTCGGCCGCGGACGACGGCGGCGGCAGCTACGACCGCATGAAGGCCAAGGTCACCGAGGAGCTCAAGCAGCACTTCCGGCCCGAGTTCCTCAACCGTGTCGACGACATCGTCGTGTTCCACCAGCTGACCCAGGACGAGGTGCTGCGCATCGTCGACCTGCGCATCGCTGAGCTGGACGTGCGGCTGAAGGACAAGGACATGGGGCTGGAGCCGACTCAGGCGGCCAAGGAGCTGCTGGCCAAGCACGGCTTCGACCCCGTGCTGGGCGCCCGGCCGCTGCGCCGGACCATCCAGCGCGAGATCGAGGACACCCTGTCCGAGAAGATCCTGTTCGGCGAGCTCAAGGCCGGCGAGATCGTCGTGGTCGACGTCGAGGGCGAGGGCCCCGAGGCGAAGTTCACCTTCACCGGCAGCCCGAAGTCCGAGCTGGACGCCGAGGTGGCCGCGCCGGTCGCCGCCGGTGCCGCCAGCGGGACGGCCGCCGCGACGAAGCGCGAGAAGACGACGTAA
- a CDS encoding serine hydrolase: MRRTAVSLAAVLALVAACGTGAAEAPPTSSGPTSTSSSPPSSPPSSPPSTAPAPAGSWAELRDRLEALDADVGMVAARVGADGGCEPVAELDPATPRPMASIFKLYVLGAVAAAVDAGSLSWTDVLTVSGGLRSLPSGELQAEPDGTPVTVQRAAAAMIAISDNTASELLMDRVGRAAVEDAMAALGHSRPDLNRPFLTTREFFTLGWGPLDLRDDWARAGATSRTRILAALPGGPLRVSGVDIDDPAWTSGIDWFGSTLDVCAAQAALHADPSDEVLRSVLGQSRGVTIDEAAWPYVSFKGGSAPGVVTASWYAERADGERYVFVMQAAAPDAVALADHDAFFALGEDAFALLSGHQGP; encoded by the coding sequence ATGCGCCGCACCGCCGTCTCTCTCGCGGCGGTTCTGGCCCTGGTCGCGGCCTGCGGGACGGGTGCCGCGGAGGCGCCGCCCACGTCGTCCGGCCCGACATCGACCTCGTCCAGCCCGCCGTCGAGCCCGCCGTCGAGCCCGCCGTCGACGGCGCCCGCGCCGGCCGGGTCGTGGGCCGAGCTGCGCGACCGGCTGGAGGCGCTGGACGCCGACGTCGGCATGGTGGCGGCCCGCGTCGGGGCGGACGGCGGCTGCGAGCCGGTGGCGGAACTCGACCCCGCGACGCCGCGGCCGATGGCGTCGATCTTCAAGCTCTACGTGCTGGGCGCCGTTGCCGCCGCCGTCGACGCCGGCTCGCTGTCGTGGACCGACGTGCTGACCGTCAGCGGCGGCCTGCGCAGCCTGCCGTCCGGTGAGCTGCAGGCCGAGCCCGACGGCACCCCGGTGACGGTCCAGCGGGCGGCGGCGGCGATGATCGCGATCAGCGACAACACCGCGTCGGAGCTGCTGATGGACCGGGTCGGGCGGGCCGCCGTCGAGGACGCGATGGCGGCGCTGGGGCACTCGCGGCCGGACCTCAACCGTCCGTTCCTCACGACGCGCGAGTTCTTCACCCTCGGCTGGGGGCCGCTGGACCTGCGCGACGACTGGGCGCGGGCGGGCGCGACGTCGCGGACCCGGATCCTGGCGGCGCTGCCCGGCGGGCCGCTGCGGGTGAGCGGCGTCGACATCGACGACCCGGCCTGGACGTCCGGGATCGACTGGTTCGGGTCCACGCTGGACGTCTGCGCTGCGCAGGCGGCGCTGCACGCGGACCCGTCGGACGAGGTGCTGCGGTCCGTGCTCGGGCAGAGCCGCGGCGTGACCATCGACGAGGCCGCATGGCCGTACGTCAGCTTCAAGGGTGGCAGCGCGCCCGGCGTGGTGACGGCGTCGTGGTACGCCGAGCGGGCCGACGGCGAGCGCTACGTCTTCGTCATGCAGGCGGCGGCGCCGGACGCGGTCGCGCTGGCCGACCACGACGCGTTCTTCGCACTGGGCGAGGACGCGTTCGCGCTGCTCTCAGGTCACCAGGGACCGTAG
- a CDS encoding DUF2516 family protein, with protein MFGDFQSWILILLGIGALGLKGYAFIDALRVPTQAFPAAGKWSKPIWLSILGVALLVEIALFPTPLFFVNLLGVVGAAVYLVDVRPAVRQFGGGRRNGNTHDGPYGPW; from the coding sequence ATGTTCGGGGATTTCCAGTCCTGGATCCTGATCCTCTTGGGCATCGGCGCTCTGGGGCTGAAGGGGTACGCCTTCATCGACGCGCTCCGGGTCCCCACGCAGGCGTTCCCGGCCGCGGGCAAATGGTCCAAGCCGATCTGGCTGTCCATTCTCGGCGTCGCGCTGCTGGTCGAGATCGCCCTGTTCCCCACCCCGCTGTTCTTCGTGAACCTGCTGGGTGTGGTCGGTGCCGCGGTCTATCTCGTCGACGTCCGCCCGGCGGTGCGCCAGTTCGGCGGCGGCCGCCGCAACGGCAACACCCACGACGGGCCCTACGGTCCCTGGTGA
- a CDS encoding helix-turn-helix domain-containing protein — MTKAGIGEFLREQRRTAQLSLRQLSDLAGVSNPYLSQIERGLRKPSAEVLQQLAKALRISSEALYVRAGLLDEPSGDHSVEDAILADPGLVEQQKRALLDVYASFRAANTARRGIEKEG, encoded by the coding sequence ATGACGAAGGCAGGGATCGGCGAGTTCCTCCGCGAGCAGCGGCGCACCGCGCAGCTCTCGCTCAGGCAGCTGTCCGACCTCGCCGGCGTCAGCAACCCGTACCTGAGCCAGATCGAGCGCGGCCTGCGCAAGCCGTCGGCCGAGGTGCTGCAGCAGCTGGCCAAGGCGCTGCGCATCTCCTCCGAGGCGCTCTACGTACGGGCCGGCCTGCTGGACGAACCCAGCGGCGACCACAGTGTCGAGGACGCCATACTGGCCGACCCGGGCCTCGTCGAGCAGCAGAAGCGTGCGCTGCTCGACGTGTACGCGTCGTTCCGTGCGGCCAACACCGCGCGGCGCGGCATCGAGAAAGAAGGGTGA
- a CDS encoding glycoside hydrolase family 15 protein: MILIIAALSMAPSRGTVLPLRADGVTVEPGGAVATVPAASGAAFVPGTSVLSTEDRSDPAVTARIDDDRRWLADGDIPGHGTRYHAMSERALLDLRALTSPTGALMAAPITAWRHVWPRDASFAAAAYAVTGHDEEAADVLGFLARVAPADGQWEARYLADGSGPPDDRPQQLDSAGWVLWAVWLVSRTVEPDVAAEVLEELRPAVIASANAIVDSLGDDGLPEPSSDYWEKEETELTLGVAAPLSLGLRSALALAPLIGVEDPYVWTNAARRLDEAVEREFGAHGYPRTLPDGGADAAVTFLAPPFAPSTPDVSEAVRATELALRVPNGGHRPGEAWRKDVDVAWTPETALLALALAGNGDREDADRLLTFLDSYRTPLGSLPEKVDSEATPASVAPLAWTSSLVLLTLAELEKPLPVVPAAG; encoded by the coding sequence GTGATCCTCATCATCGCCGCACTCAGCATGGCCCCGTCGCGCGGGACCGTCCTCCCGCTCCGGGCCGACGGCGTCACGGTCGAGCCGGGCGGCGCGGTCGCCACCGTGCCGGCCGCGTCCGGCGCCGCGTTCGTCCCCGGCACCAGCGTGCTCAGCACCGAGGACCGGTCCGACCCCGCCGTCACCGCCCGCATCGACGACGATCGGCGCTGGCTGGCCGACGGCGACATCCCCGGCCACGGCACCCGCTACCACGCGATGTCCGAGCGCGCGCTCCTCGACCTGCGCGCGCTGACGTCGCCGACCGGCGCGCTGATGGCCGCCCCGATCACCGCCTGGCGGCACGTCTGGCCCCGCGACGCCTCGTTCGCGGCCGCCGCCTACGCCGTCACCGGGCACGACGAGGAGGCGGCCGACGTGCTCGGCTTCCTCGCCCGCGTCGCGCCGGCCGACGGCCAATGGGAGGCCCGGTACCTCGCCGACGGCTCCGGCCCGCCCGACGACCGGCCGCAGCAGCTCGACAGCGCCGGCTGGGTGCTGTGGGCGGTCTGGCTGGTGTCGCGGACGGTCGAGCCCGACGTCGCCGCCGAGGTGCTCGAGGAGCTGCGTCCCGCCGTCATCGCCTCGGCCAACGCGATCGTCGACTCCCTCGGCGACGACGGCCTGCCTGAGCCGTCGTCGGACTACTGGGAGAAGGAGGAGACGGAGCTGACGCTCGGGGTGGCGGCGCCGCTCTCGCTCGGCCTGCGCTCCGCCCTGGCGCTGGCGCCGCTCATCGGCGTCGAGGACCCGTACGTCTGGACCAACGCCGCCCGCCGCCTCGACGAGGCCGTCGAGCGCGAGTTCGGCGCCCACGGCTACCCGCGCACCCTGCCCGACGGCGGTGCCGACGCCGCGGTGACCTTCCTAGCGCCCCCGTTCGCCCCGTCGACCCCGGACGTCAGCGAGGCGGTGCGGGCGACGGAACTGGCGCTGCGGGTCCCCAACGGCGGCCACCGCCCCGGCGAGGCCTGGCGCAAGGACGTCGACGTCGCCTGGACGCCCGAGACGGCGCTGCTGGCGCTCGCGCTGGCCGGCAACGGCGACCGCGAGGACGCCGACCGCCTGCTCACCTTCCTCGACAGCTACCGCACACCGCTCGGCTCACTGCCCGAGAAGGTCGACTCCGAGGCCACCCCGGCCTCCGTCGCCCCCCTCGCCTGGACGTCGTCGCTGGTCCTGCTCACGCTCGCCGAGCTGGAGAAGCCGTTGCCGGTGGTACCCGCCGCCGGCTAG
- a CDS encoding APC family permease, with protein MTPPDSRLSRRLGTGDAVAVGLGAMIGTGVFVAWQPAAEAAGAWLLAGLAVAAFVAFCNAMSTAQLAAVHPQAGGAYHYGRLRLGDAWGALAGYAFVLGKSASCATAALAVGEYLWPSWSVPVALAAVVVVTAVNLAGVTKTARVGAVLVAVVVAVLAAVVVTGLGGAGVAPSWSAGPSSGGVLGVLGSAAVLFYAFAGYARIATLSEEVRDPGSIPRAVVVSLTAALALYAVVGLTVLLVLGASGTAASSQPLRDVAAAAGAGWLEPVVAAGAAVAALGALLSLQAGVGRTAFAMASSGDLPARLAAVHPRRHVPHVAELASAVVTVLFVLIGDLATTLAASAFAVLVYYAVANAASWRLSPEERRWPRWLPAAGLVSCVLLAVSLPWRTVLAGAAVLAAVMLVRWLLLRRRG; from the coding sequence GTGACCCCACCGGACTCCCGGCTCTCCCGGCGCCTCGGCACCGGCGACGCCGTCGCTGTCGGACTCGGCGCGATGATCGGCACCGGCGTCTTCGTCGCCTGGCAGCCGGCGGCGGAGGCCGCGGGCGCCTGGCTGCTCGCCGGCCTGGCCGTCGCCGCGTTCGTCGCCTTCTGCAACGCGATGTCGACGGCCCAGCTGGCCGCCGTCCACCCGCAGGCCGGCGGCGCCTACCACTACGGCCGGCTGCGGCTGGGCGACGCGTGGGGGGCGCTGGCGGGGTACGCGTTCGTGCTCGGGAAGTCGGCGTCCTGCGCGACGGCGGCGCTGGCGGTGGGTGAGTACCTGTGGCCGTCGTGGTCGGTGCCGGTCGCGCTGGCCGCGGTCGTGGTGGTGACGGCGGTCAACCTCGCCGGGGTGACGAAGACGGCGCGGGTGGGCGCGGTGCTGGTCGCCGTGGTCGTGGCGGTCCTGGCGGCGGTCGTCGTGACGGGGCTGGGCGGGGCAGGTGTGGCGCCGTCGTGGTCGGCCGGGCCCTCGTCGGGCGGGGTGCTGGGCGTGCTCGGCTCGGCGGCCGTGCTGTTCTACGCGTTCGCCGGGTACGCGCGCATCGCGACGCTGAGCGAGGAGGTCCGCGACCCGGGGTCGATCCCGCGGGCCGTCGTGGTGTCGCTGACGGCGGCGCTGGCGCTCTACGCGGTGGTCGGGCTGACGGTGCTGCTGGTGCTCGGCGCGTCCGGCACCGCGGCGTCGTCGCAGCCGCTGCGCGACGTGGCCGCGGCGGCCGGAGCCGGCTGGCTGGAGCCGGTCGTGGCGGCCGGCGCGGCGGTGGCGGCGCTCGGGGCGCTGCTGTCCCTGCAGGCGGGGGTCGGGCGGACGGCGTTCGCCATGGCGTCGTCGGGAGACCTGCCGGCCCGCCTGGCAGCAGTCCACCCCCGCCGCCACGTCCCCCACGTCGCCGAACTGGCCTCCGCCGTCGTGACGGTCTTGTTCGTGCTGATCGGCGACCTCGCCACGACCCTCGCGGCGAGCGCGTTCGCGGTGCTCGTGTACTACGCGGTCGCCAACGCCGCGTCGTGGCGGCTGTCGCCTGAGGAGCGCCGGTGGCCGCGCTGGCTGCCCGCGGCCGGGCTGGTGTCCTGCGTGCTGCTCGCGGTGTCGCTGCCCTGGCGCACCGTGCTGGCCGGCGCCGCCGTCCTCGCCGCCGTCATGCTGGTGCGCTGGCTGCTGCTCCGCCGCCGGGGCTAG